In Pseudomonas sp. PDNC002, the DNA window TGTGAAGTCTTCGAGGCTGCTGAAGGCCCGCGAGACGATGCCGTTGAACGGCTGCTCGGGTTGGAAAGCTTCCACCCGGCTGTGGATAACCTGCAGGTTATCGAGCTTGAGCTCCAGCTTCACCTGCGTGAGGAAGCGGGTCTTCTTGCCATTGCTGTCCAGCAGGGTCAGGGACTTGCCCGGGAATAGGATGGCCAGCGGAATGCCGGGCATGCCGCCGCCGCTGCCTACGTCCAGCCAGCGTTCGCCGCCGGCGGCTTCGAACTTCGGGACGATGCTCAGGCTGTCGAGCAGGTGGCGCGACACCATTTCATCCACATCGCGCACGGCGGTGAGGTTGTAGGCCTTATTCCACTTGGCCAGCAGGGCCAGGTAGTCCAGCAGGTGCTGCTGGGTGGCGGCGTCGATATCCAGGCCGAGCGTCTGGATGCCACGCGCGAGTTCTTCGGCGTGGCGAGCGTTGACCAGGGCCATCAGGCGCTCTGCTCCAGCTGACGGCCGGACGAGCGCTTCTTCAGATGGATCAGCAACAGGGAGATGGCCGCCGGGGTCACGCCCGGGATGCGGCCGGCCTGACCGAGGGTTTCCGGCCGGGCGTTGCCCAGCTTGAGCTGGATCTCCTTGGAGAGCCCGGAGATGGACTGGTAATCGATATCCACAGGCAGGCGCGTATCTTCGCTGGCTCGCAGGCGCGCGATTTCTTCCTGCTGGCGATCGATGTAGCCCGCGTACTTGGTGCGGATCTCCACCTGTTCGGCGACCTGCGGATCTTCCGCGCTGACGCCAGTCACTTCGGCCAGGCTGACGTAATCGATCTCCGGACGGGCCAGCAGGTTCAGCAGGTTGTATTCGTGGGCCAGCGGCGTACCGAAGCGTTCGGCAATGGCATCGCCCTGCGGCGTATTCGGGCGAACCCAAGTGCTCTTCAAGCGCTGTTCTTCGCGTTCGATGCCTTCACGTTTGGCTTCGAATACCGCCCAGCGCTCATCGTCGATCAGGCCCAGCTCGCGGCCCTTCTCGGTCAGGCGCAGGTCCGCATTGTCCTCGCGCAGGATCAGCCGGTATTCGGCGCGCGACGTGAACATGCGGTAGGGCTCCTGGGTGCCGAGGGTGATCAGGTCGTCGACCAGCACACCGATGTAGGCCTCATCGCGGCGCGGGCACCAGCTCTCGCGCCCCTGCGAACGCAACGCGGCGTTGGCGCCGGCGAGCAGGCCCTGGGCACCGGCTTCTTCGTAGCCGGTGGTGCCGTTGATCTGGCCAGCGAAGAACAGGCCGCCGATAACCTTGGTCTCCAGGCTGTACTTCAGATCGCGCGGATCGAAGTAGTCGTATTCGATGGCATAGCCGGGACGCACGATGTGGGCGTTTTCCATACCGCGGATCGAGCGGACGATCTCCAGCTGCACATCGAAGGGCAGCGACGTGGAGATACCGTTCGGATACAGCTCATGGGTGGTCAGCCCTTCCGGCTCGAGGAAGACCTGATGGCTGTCCTTGTCGGCGAAGCGATGGATCTTGTCTTCGATCGACGGGCAGTAGCGCGGGCCCACACCTTCGATCACACCGGAGTACATGGGCGAACGATCCAGGTTCGACGCAATGATCTCGTGGGTGCGTGCGTTGGTGTGAGTAATCCAGCAACTGACCTGGCGCGGATGCATTTCCTTGTTGCCCAGGAAGGACATCACCGGGATCGGCGTATCGCCTGGCTGTTCGGTCATGACACTGAAATCGACACTGCGCCCATCGATGCGCGGTGGCGTGCCGGTCTTCAAGCGGCCGACACGCAGGGGCAGCTCGCGAAGACGCTTGGCCAGGGCGATCGAGGGCGGATCACCGGCGCGACCACCGGAGTAGTTCTGCAGGCCGATGTGGATAAGTCCGCCGAGGAAGGTGCCAGCAGTGAGGACGACGTTATCGGCATGGAACTTCAGACCCATCTGGGTCACTACGCCGCGTACCTGGTCCTGTTCGACGATCAGGTCATCGCAGGCCTGCTGGAATATCCACAGGTTCGACTGGTTCTCGAGGATCTCGCGCACTGCGGCCTTGTAGAGAACGCGGTCGGCCTGCGCACGAGTAGCGCGGACAGCTGGTCCCTTACGGCTGTTCAGTACACGGAACTGGATGCCGCCTTTATCGGTGGCCAGCGCCATGGCGCCGCCCAGGGCATCGATTTCCTTGACCAGATGGCTTTTGCCGATCCCACCAATGGCGGGGTTGCAGCTCATCTGGCCCAGGGTTTCCACATTGTGGGTGAGCAGCAGCGTCTTCACGCCCATGCGTGCAGCCGCTAGTGCGGCCTCTGTGCCGGCATGGCCGCCGCCGATCACGATCACGTCAAAACGGGAAGGGAAATCCACCACGCACCTCGTGCCTGTTGATCAAGGAGAAAGAAGAGAGCCGGACAGTATAGGGGCTAAGGGCCGTCGATTGAAGGCACCTGAACAAAAAATAGCCAATGGCCGCGCTGAGCTTCTATAGAAAATAAAGAGAGGAACTTTTTTAAATCTTTTTAGAGCTTATGTTTATGTATGGTGAAGTCGTTTTCTGTGGATAACCTGACGTACACCAATCCCCATCGGTGTTTCAGCCGATAACAACCCTGTGTCGATGCTGTCAGGTTGCGGGGGATCTCCCGTGTTCAGCCTGTGAATGAAGTGGCCTGTTATCAACAGGCGTACTTATCCACGGGATGATGCAGTGGTTGTCTACCTAGCTGTACGGTACTTTTCCACAGGGTTCACGAATGCCTGTGGAATGTGTGTCAGATGGTCTGGAAGGCGCGTATTTCCGGGACTAGAGCGTATCTATCGCTGTGGATAGCTATTCGGGAGAGAAAACCGCAGGCGTGAGAAAGTGCGGCGACGGAATGGCCCCGTCACCGGTCGGGAAAAACTTCGTTGTGGATTACTTGCCGATACAGAAGCTGGAGAAGATTCGACCGAGCAGGTCGTCCGGCGTGAAGGCCCCGGTAATCTCGCCCAGTGCTTGCTGCGCCTGACGCAAGTCCTCGGCCAGCAGTTCGCCGGCGCCGCTCAGGGTGAGCTGTGCGCGGCCGTGCTCGAGGCTGTCACCGGCCAGGCGGAGGGCTTCCAGGTGACGTCGGCGGGCGCTGAAGCTGCTTTCTGCGGTCTGCTCGAAGCCCATGCAAGCCTTCAGGTGTTCGCGCAGCAGATCCAGGCCATTCCCGGAGCGGGCAGACAAGGTGATGGTGACGTGGCCGTCAGCGCTCTGCTCAAGTCCGACGGACTCTGTGGATAAGTCTGCCTTGTTGCGGATGAGGGTGACATGCGCGGGATCGGGCCGGCTGTCGAGGAACTCGGGCCACAAGGCAAAGGGATCGCTGGCTTCCGGCGCGGTGGAGTCCACCACCAGCAGCACGCGGTCCGCTTCGTTGATGGCCTTGAGGGCGCGTTCCACGCCGATCTTTTCCACATGGTCTTCGGTGCTGCGTAGGCCAGCGGTATCGATGATGTGCAACGGCATGCCATCGATGTGGATATGTTCGCGCAGCACATCGCGGGTGGTGCCGGCGATATCGGTGACGATGGCCGCTTCGCGCCCCGCTAGCGCGTTCAGCAGGCTCGATTTGCCGGCATTGGGACGTCCGGCGATCACCACGGTCATGCCATCTCGCAGCAGCGCTCCTTGGCCTGCCTCGCGTAACACCGCGGCCAGCTCGGCGCGTACGGCGTCCAGTTGGGTGAGGACATGGCCATCGGCGAGGAAATCGATTTCCTCTTCCGGGAAGTCGATAGCGGCTTCGACGTACATGCGCAGCTGAATCAGCTGGTCGGTGAGGCTATGCACGCGGCGGGAGAACTCTCCCTGCAACGAGCGCACGGCGTTGCGCGCGGCCTGGGCGGAGCTCGCCTCGATGAGGTCGGCGATGGCCTCGGCCTGCGCCAGGTCGAGCTTATCGTTGAGGAAGGCTCGCTCGCTGAACTCACCAGGGCGTGCTTGGCGCGCACCCAGCTCCAGGCAACGCTGCAGCAGCATGTCCATCACCACCGGGCCGCCGTGGCCTTGCAGCTCAAGCACATCTTCACCGGTGAAGGAGTTTGGACCGCGGAAGAACAGCAGCAGGCCTTCGTCGATGACCTCGCCGTCGTCGGCATGGAACGGGCCG includes these proteins:
- the mnmG gene encoding tRNA uridine-5-carboxymethylaminomethyl(34) synthesis enzyme MnmG — encoded protein: MDFPSRFDVIVIGGGHAGTEAALAAARMGVKTLLLTHNVETLGQMSCNPAIGGIGKSHLVKEIDALGGAMALATDKGGIQFRVLNSRKGPAVRATRAQADRVLYKAAVREILENQSNLWIFQQACDDLIVEQDQVRGVVTQMGLKFHADNVVLTAGTFLGGLIHIGLQNYSGGRAGDPPSIALAKRLRELPLRVGRLKTGTPPRIDGRSVDFSVMTEQPGDTPIPVMSFLGNKEMHPRQVSCWITHTNARTHEIIASNLDRSPMYSGVIEGVGPRYCPSIEDKIHRFADKDSHQVFLEPEGLTTHELYPNGISTSLPFDVQLEIVRSIRGMENAHIVRPGYAIEYDYFDPRDLKYSLETKVIGGLFFAGQINGTTGYEEAGAQGLLAGANAALRSQGRESWCPRRDEAYIGVLVDDLITLGTQEPYRMFTSRAEYRLILREDNADLRLTEKGRELGLIDDERWAVFEAKREGIEREEQRLKSTWVRPNTPQGDAIAERFGTPLAHEYNLLNLLARPEIDYVSLAEVTGVSAEDPQVAEQVEIRTKYAGYIDRQQEEIARLRASEDTRLPVDIDYQSISGLSKEIQLKLGNARPETLGQAGRIPGVTPAAISLLLIHLKKRSSGRQLEQSA
- the rsmG gene encoding 16S rRNA (guanine(527)-N(7))-methyltransferase RsmG; protein product: MALVNARHAEELARGIQTLGLDIDAATQQHLLDYLALLAKWNKAYNLTAVRDVDEMVSRHLLDSLSIVPKFEAAGGERWLDVGSGGGMPGIPLAILFPGKSLTLLDSNGKKTRFLTQVKLELKLDNLQVIHSRVEAFQPEQPFNGIVSRAFSSLEDFTNWTRHLGDVQTNWLAMKGVHPSDELAALPEDFRVEAEHALAVPGCQGQRHLLILRRTA
- the mnmE gene encoding tRNA uridine-5-carboxymethylaminomethyl(34) synthesis GTPase MnmE → MNAARETIAAVATAQGRGGVGIVRVSGPRARAMAITLSGREPQPRYAHYGPFHADDGEVIDEGLLLFFRGPNSFTGEDVLELQGHGGPVVMDMLLQRCLELGARQARPGEFSERAFLNDKLDLAQAEAIADLIEASSAQAARNAVRSLQGEFSRRVHSLTDQLIQLRMYVEAAIDFPEEEIDFLADGHVLTQLDAVRAELAAVLREAGQGALLRDGMTVVIAGRPNAGKSSLLNALAGREAAIVTDIAGTTRDVLREHIHIDGMPLHIIDTAGLRSTEDHVEKIGVERALKAINEADRVLLVVDSTAPEASDPFALWPEFLDSRPDPAHVTLIRNKADLSTESVGLEQSADGHVTITLSARSGNGLDLLREHLKACMGFEQTAESSFSARRRHLEALRLAGDSLEHGRAQLTLSGAGELLAEDLRQAQQALGEITGAFTPDDLLGRIFSSFCIGK